The Thermococcus sp. 4557 genomic sequence CCCGGTCAGGATAGAGGGCGAAAAAGCCCTGCCCATACTCAAGGGAAGCGGAGCGGTCACGAGCTTCGTGGATGCCGACGGCTTCATCGAGGTTCCGGAGAACGTCGAGATACTGGAGGCAGGGGAGGAGGTCGAAGTCACGTTCTTCGGCTGACTTTGTCGTCCCTCCAAATCCCCCATCAAAACCTTTTTTAAACTCCTTCACCTTCTTTTCCCAGGTGGAAGACTATGCTGGACATAAAGCTCATCCGTGAAAATCCCGATATCGTCAGGGGCGACCTCATAAAGCGCGGGGAGATAGAGAAGCTCAAGTGGATAGACGAGATTCTGGAGCTCGATGCCAGATGGCGCGATAACCTGAAGAAAATCAACCAGCTCAGGAAGGAGCGCAACCAGCTGGCGGTTCAGATAGGTAAGCGCAAGAAGGCAGGCGAACCGATAGACGACCTCCTGGCAAGGAGCAACGAGATAGTGAAGCAGATTGAGGAGCTCGAGAAGGAAGTCGAGGAGCTGAGGAAGAGGATAGACTACTACCTCTGGCGCCTCCCGAACATCACCCACGAGAGCGTTCCCGTCGGCAAGGACGACACCGAGAACGTCCCCATCAGGTTCTGGGGCAAGGCCAGGGTCTGGGAGGGCTTCCTCGAGAGCTTTAAGGAGCAGAGCCTCGGAAAGATGGACTACGAGGTCCTCGACTGGAGGCCGAGGCTCCACGTGGATATGCTGGAGCTCCTGAGGGGAGCAGACCTTGAGAGGGCCGCGAAGGTCAGCGGTGCGAGGTTCTACTACCTCATGAACGAGCTGGTCATCCTCGACCTTGCTTTGCTCCGCTTCGCCCTCGACAAGCTCATCGAGAAGGGCTTCGTCCCGGTCATACCGCCCTACATGGTGCGCCGCTTTGTTGAGGAGGGCGTCACGAGCTTCGGCGACTTCGAGGACGTCATCTACAAGGTGGAGGGCGAGGACCTCTACCTCGTCCCAACGGCCGAGCACCCGCTGGCCGGGATGCACGCCAACGAGATAATCGAGGGCAAAGACCTGCCGCTCCTCTACGCCGGCGTGAGCCCCTGCTTCCGCAAGGAGGCTGGAACCGCCGGAAAGGACACGAAGGGAATCTTCCGCGTTCATCAGTTCCACAAGGTCGAGCAGTTCGTTTACGCGAGGCCCGAGGAGAGCTGGGAGTGGCACGAGAAGCTCATAGCCAACGCGGAGGAGATATTCCGGGAGCTTGAGATTCCCTACCGCGTCGTGAACATCTGCACCGGCGATCTGGGATACGTTGCGGCGAAGAAGTACGACATCGAGGCCTGGATGGCGGGCCAGGGCAAGTTCAGGGAGGTCGTAAGCGCAAGCAACTGCACCGAGTGGCAGGCGAGAAGGCTTAACATCCGCTTCCGCGACAAGACCCACGAGAAGCCCAAGTTCGTGCACACGCTCAACTCGACGGCAATAGCGACATCAAGGGCAATCGTTGCCATCCTCGAGAACTTCCAGACAGAGGAAGGTGTGGTAAAGCTCCCGAAGGCCCTCTGGAAGTACACGGGCTTCAAGGAGATTCTGCCGGCTCACATGAAGGAGAAGTGCTGTCAGGATTGATGCGTTCTTTTCTTCCTTATATTCCACCGCGCTCCCTCACCTTTCTCCTGACGTTCGGGTCGCGGTCGGCTATCACCTTCAGCGCTTCCTCAAAGCTCATCCAGTCGGGAACTTCCTCGTTGATGTAGATTCCTGTTCTCCCTATCGCGTCCCTCCTCGTCAGAACGTGGACGCGCTCGGTGACGATATCGATGCTCACGCTGAGGATTCGGGCGACCTCGCTCTCCCGCCCGACGACTTCCCTCTCGATGTGCCCCCTCTCTGTGGGGACTATGAGTATCAGCTTCTTATTGACGCCGGGGACGCGCTCATTCGTTTTCACGCCCCGCAGATCAACCGCCCCGCCCCACCGGTAGAACTCAAGCTCCCTGTCCGTGGGGTCGATCAGCGGGAATGTGACCGTCGTTTCCTCGTCTATCTCAATGACGCCCTTTATGAGGTGCCACGGGGTCGCCATAACTATCTTCCTTCTGCTCACGAGCCCCTCAAGGGCGAGCTCGATGAGGTAGCTCGGCACCCGATAGGGTATGAAGATGTCTATATCGCTCTCCCGCCTGACGTCCCCCCTGGCGACGCTGCCGTAGAGCTGCGGGTCGAACTGGCTCAGGCGCTCCATTATCTTCAACGCCTTTTCCCTCTTCTCCCGGAGGTAGCGCCATCTCTTTGGGGGATATACCACTTCCCGCTCATCCCACACCCTGACGACTTTTTCCCTCGGCATCTGAGGGAGTTCGGGGGAAAGTTTAAAGGCCTACCGATAGCGTTTTATATAAACCCATCAACTTCGAGGTGGTGAAAGAAAATGCCAGTGCTTGGGTTCAACATAACCAAGGTTGAAATGGAGAGGGTTTCCCTTTCCGTTCCCGGGGGCCAGATAGAGGTCAGGCTCTCGCCGAAGGTCAAGGAGATGCGCCTCGGTGAGATCAGGACCCCAACCGGCAAGCTGAACGGTATCGAGATCCTCTTTAGGTACGAGATAGATTACAACCCCAAGATCGCAGACGGCGCGATCGAGGGCGTCATACTCTACCTCCCGCCGCAGAAGGAGAAGATAGACGAAATCCTCAACCTCTGGGAGGATGAGAAGAAGATAGACTCCATGACCTTCGCGGAGGTCGTCAACTTCATAACCAAGGAAGTCTCCCCGATGCTGATGCTCCTCGCGAAGGAGATGCGCCTGCCGTACCACATACCCATTCCCAGGGTTGAGGTCAAGTCCTGACCTCTTTTTACTTCTCTGATTCCTGCCATTCTATTTCAGGAGTTAGCGATAGACGCCTTCGGCCGCGTGGATCTTCTCCAGGATCTCAACGAGTCCATCCCTCTTCATGGCGTTCTCTCCTATTTCCAGGGCCTTCGTGTACTTCCCTCTGCCGGTGTAGTACTCTATGTTCTCGATGTCTTCAAGCACGTCCCCGCGGCTGTTTAGCGCGGCGAACTGCTTGAGTGCGGCGAGCCTCACGCGCACCCTGAACTCCATACTGCTCTTGGCCTCGAGGGCGCTCTTGTAAGTTCCCATGGCCTCGTCGAGCTTCCCTATTCCCATGAGGGCCTCTGTCAGTTCCAGGAGCTTTTTCGTGGCCATCTCCTCGTCGCCCCTGGAGCGGTGGGCGCTTATGACCTGGTAGAGTATTCTGGCGGTGTTGAGACCGATTAGCTTGGCTCTGCTGAAGTTCCTCGCCAGCAGGTACGCGTACTGGGCCTTGACGAGGCAGGTGGTAGTGCCGTCCAGGTCGCCGTTCGAGTACGCTATCTTGCTCGCCTTCTCGAAGTTCTTGGCCGCGGTGTCCATCATCTCGATGAAGTGTATGTCGTAGCCAAACAGTGCCCGTATAAAGCCTGCGAGGCGGTAGAACGCTTCCGCCGCCCTTCTGATGTCCCCGTTTTCCAGCCTGCTTTCCGCCACCTGGCCGTAGAGGGTTATCAGGGTCTCGGCTATCCTCTTGTACGCCTCGATGTTGTCCACCAGCTTGTAGTACCGGTATGCGGATTCGTACGCCTTTATCGCCATCTCTATATCGTCGTTATCCTGATAGGACGCTCCAAGGTCCTCGTAGATTCCCGCGAACTCCTCGGCGTACTTCGTCAGGCTCCTGCGGTCGTCCAGTGTGGCGGATATCTCGAGGACACTGAAGCAGTACTCATCGAGAACATCGATGTCGACCTCTGGTCTGGATATCTCACCATCTATAAGGTCGAGATAGAGGTATGCGCTCTTCAGAAGAGATGGCCGGGCCTTTTCAACCGACTTCGTTCTCTCCAGAAGAACGTAACCGAGGTATTTGTACAGCCTGGCCGCGTCCTCACTCATTCCGGCCTCTTCATAGCCCTTCGCGGCCCGCAGCATGAGTTTAAGTCCCTCTTTCACATGGCCGCCGTTGATTTTTTTGATGGCGAGCTGTTCAAGGTCCTCTGGCCCTTCCAGCCCCATGCTACCCACCAAATTTCTCACCCCATATGATTCAAGTCCCTGACGGTTGCCTAAATCTTGGCCATCCAGATATTTAAGCGTTGTCTATGCCCAGACTATTCTGTACCCCGCTGCCTTTCTCAGTCTGTTCATCACCGCGAATCCCAGTCCCCTCTCCTCGATTCCCTCCGCGATTATGACATCCACACCGCGTTTATCCAGCTCCCTGAGCGCCCTGAAGAGATTCCTTGCCACTTCCTCCTCGGTGCTTCCCAGGTGGAAGAACTCGTCCGCGTCGTACTCCTCCGTTGCCATCACCCCAACAGTGAGGCCGTCGGCGCGGTACTCGTGCACCAGCTCGGCTATCTTACGCCTCACGTTCTCCCTCTTCCCCTCGACCACTATAACCTGGGCGTTCGGCGAGTAGTGCTTGTACTTCATCCCGGGGGAGCGGGCGACGTCCACGAGCTTGCCCCTGACCGCCGGATGTATCTCGACCTCCCCGATGACCTTCTCAATCTCCTCCAGTGGAAGGCCGCCGGGCCTCAGCAGGGTCGGCCTCTCCGAGCTGAGGTCTATCACCGTTGATTCCACCCCAATCTTAGTCTCGCCGCCGTCGATTATGCACTCTATCCTCCCGTAGAAGTCGTCTATGACGTGCTCTGCCAGGGTGGGGCTCGGCTTTCCGCTTATATTCGCTGAGGGTGCCGCCACGGGGGTGCTCGCTCTTATAAGCGCGAGCGCTATGGGGTGCGCCGGCATTCTAACGGCCACGGTGTCGAGGCCGCCGGTGGTAACGTCCGGGACGTTCTCATCCCTTGGCAGGACCATCGTCAGGGGGCCCGGCCAGAACCTCTCTGCGAGGAGCCTTGCCTCACGGGGAACGTCCCTCGCGAGCCGCCCCAGGTCGCTGAAGTCAGCTATGTGAACGATGAGCGGGTTGTCCGCCGGCCTGCCCTTGGCCTCGAATATCCTCCTCACGGCCCGGGCGTTCAGGGCGTCCGCACCGAGGCCGTAAACGGTCTCTGTTGGAAACGCAACCAGCTTCCCATCCAGTATGAACCTTGCGGCTATCTTTATGCCCCTCTCATCCACTCCGTCTCGCATGTTGATTACTACCGTCATGCTCTCACCCCTCAGCCTTCACGGAGTCGGGGCCGTTAAAAACGTTGCCCAACCACCGAGGAGTACACCCCCTCGACCGCCGCCGCGACGGCCTCCCACGAGTAGAGCGCCGCGACACTCTTCGCAACGGCCCCGGCTTTCCGGTTCTTTTTCGGCGCGGTGAGAATCCTTACAGCCTCAACGAGCTCATCGAACGTTTCGAAAGTGAGTCCGTTCTTCCCAGCTCTGATCAGCTCGGGAACCGCGCTTACGCGCCTGCCCACCGCCGGGACGCCCAGGCTGTTGGCCTCTATGACGACGAGACCAAAGCCCTCCCTCCTGGATGGCAGGACGAGGAGAACGCTCTCCGACAGAATCTTTCCGACGTCACGCCTGTACCCAAGGAACCTCACGTTTTCTGGCGCACTCGCCTCCAGACTCCTCCTGAGCGGGCCGTCACCCGCCACAAGAAACTCCCTCTCGGGAAACGCCCTCGCCAGCTCTATGAAAGTCTCCGGGCTTTTGTATTCGCGGAGGGCGCCGATGAACGTGATGTACCTCCTCCCGTTCCCCGGTTTCCCCGCCCCTTCGAGTTCACGCACCCCGTTGGGTATGACGCTCACCCGCCCCGCCCCGAGGGCCAGTGCCTTCCTCGCCAGCCAGTGGCTGACAGCTATCACCGCGTCCGCCTCGGCGAGGGTTTTTTTCACGTAGAACCTCCCGAGGGTCAGCTTTGCCGTGTGCTCCAGGTCGCTTCCGTGGGCCGTGACGACGAGGGGAAGGTCGGTTTTCTCCTTCGCGAGAACGCCCGCGAAGCTGGTTGTCCCAACGAAATGAGCGTGAATCAAATCGAACCCCAGCTCCCTGTGGAGCCGGGCGATTTTCCTGGAACCCAGAAAGGCGAAGCTCGTTCCCCTCAGCCCATAAATCGGGGGGACTTTGATCTGGTGGACGAACTCCCGCTCGAACTCCCTCGGCTCAACCGGCCCGTAGGTCAGAACGTGAACCTCGTGGCGTTTTCTGAGCTCCCTCACAAGGCTATCTAGGTGGTTGGCAACGCCGCCGGAGTGCGGGGGATAGTGACCGACCATTAGAATCCTCATTTTGACCGGGAAGAATGGAGGGGAGGCGTTAAAAAGACTTATGGTCTGCCCCGGTCCCGTCCCCCTGGATGGGGTAGATGGGGCACACCGCGCCTCCAGACGGTTTTTTCTGCCAGCATCTCCTTTATGCGGGGTATGAGGTCATGGATTACCTCGGAATAATCTCCCCTCTTGAGGGCATCCTCCGCCTGCTGGAGCAGGCTTTCTATCTCGTCCACATCATAGCCCTTCGCCCTGAGGACGTTTACCATGGCCTCGAGCTGTGAAAGCCTTCTCTGAAGTCTCAACTCGGCTGAACCCTGGTACACGGTTCTTATCTCCACGTACGTTCTCGCTATCACAAAATCCGCCTCTCCCCCCGCACGTACTGCCAGCAGGTACGCCCTGGAGTAGTCGCCCGCGTTGTACGCACTCCACGCCTCCTCGAGCAGGCCCCTGGCGGCTTCGAGCTTCCTTCTGGCGGCGGGTATCTGAAGGCCGTCGAGCAGCTTCTCCGCCCGGTCCGTCTTGTTCTGAACCGCCGTGAGAACCTCGAGGGTGTCCCTTGGCCCCGGCGAGGTCGCTTTCTCCTCGGTGCCTATGTCGTTTCCGAAGCGCTCCCGGGCAAATCCCAGAACCTTTCCCCGGTTCAGGGGAAACAGGGGCTCCCCCCCATCCGACGTTGTCATGTACACGACTCCCTTTAATCCGCTGAACTTCGCCAGCGCCTCGAGGGTCTCGTTGGTTTTCCCGTCGTCCGTCAGGATGATGAGCCTTCCATGCGTCCCGGAGGGTCCGATTTTAATCGTCCTGGTGTACTCCCTCAGCGCGAGTCCGTCCCTGCCGTTGGCGATTACCACGGTCTCGATGTCCGCGAAAGCCTCGGGGAATTCTTCACTCAGCCCCTCTATCACGGCCAGATTTGTCTCGTACCTCGTCTCCCCGTACCAGCGCTCGTAGGGGATTCCAAAGTCGTCCAGGTCGCCGGTGTAGTCCTCGGGGATTGCGACGGGTCCGCCGATTATTATCACCCTCTCCGGCTCCTCGCTGAGAATCTCCGCGCTGACCTCAGGGCTGTACGTCCCCCAGGGACTCACGATAACCCTGGCACCAAGCAGGGAGGCCACGCTGTACGCCAGCGCCTCATCGGCCTCGTTGTCCGTCACGAGGATAACGATGCCCTGATTCGCGGCGGACGCATACCCGACGCCTCCCCCCGGGATGACGGCCAGTATGAAGATGAGCCCGATGAAAATGACGGCAGGTTTTTTCAACTCCACGTTCTCTCACCAGTTTACCGTTGGAAAAGGGCCTATTTAAGCCTTTTTCACGAAACCGTTCGGCAGCGTTAGCCCCGCTGGCAGGAAAAAACGTGGAGGTGCCCCATTTGGGGCGGGACTATTAAAGAACGTTCAGGAACGTTTATTCCCGTTTAAAAATCTCCCTGAAGACTTTCTCCGCGTATTCCCTCAGTCCCAGGCCCTCGCTCTTTGCGAGCTTCTCCAGGAGCTTCTGGGAACCGCTGCCGTACTGGGCCGCCTTCTTCCCCCTCATGGCGATCTCCTCGGGCAGACCCAGCTCCAGCGCCGCTTTTCTCAGAACTGCCTTCCTCACGCCCTCTGATATCTTTGCATCGAGCGGGGTGTTGATCGCCGCTGAGACGACGGACAGGCTCAGGAAGGGGAAGCGCCCCTCCACAGAGTTCAGCATGGCTATCTTGTCGTCCCTGGCGAGGTTCCTCTCACCCAGCCCCCTGAGGTCCTCCTCCATGAGCTTGGGCCTCTCCAGGTACTTCGCGTAGCCGCCGAAGAGCTCATCTGCCCCCTGCCCGCTCAGGAGAACCTTGACGCCGTCGTCCCTCGCGAGCCGCGTGGCGAAGTACAGGGGTATCCCGATGGCCAGGTTCATGGGGTTCGGCTCCTCTATCGCGAAGGCAACCCTTGGAACCGCCTCCCTCACATCGTCCAGGTCGAAGACGTACTCCCTGAGCTCTAGGCCGAGCTTGTCCGCGGCCCTTCTGGCCCATTCGATGTCGGGGCTTCCCTCCATCCCCGCGGTGTAGAGGACGACGTCGGAGTACTCCGAGGCGATGAGAGCAACGAGGGAGCTGTCCAGTCCCCCGGAGAAGAGAACCCCGGTTTTCTTCCCCACTCTGTGGCGGACGGAGCAGGTCAGAGCCCTGCCGATGGCCTTAACCGCCATCTCCTGGTCGAGGGGCTTTCTTCTCAGCTCTTCCAGCCGGAGGGCTTTTCTGACTTCAACTCCATCCCTCGAAATCGTGACCAGCTCACCGGGCCCTACAGGAATGGCTTCCTGCCCGATGGCCCACAGCACCTTTTTCTCGCTCGCGAAAAATCCCTCCGGGGAGAGGTACAGCGGCCTTACACCCAGCGGGTCGCGGAAGAGGTGAATCCTCTCGCCGTCCGAGAAGGCCACGGCGTAGTCCCCCTCCATCATCAGCATCGCCTTCCGAACCGCCCCGAAGGCGTCCAGCCCGCGGTCGAGGAAGAACTCGATGAGCCTGAGGATTACCTCGCTGTCCACGTCCGTCTCGAAGGATACCCCCTTTCCCTCCAGCCACGCCCTCAGCTCGCGGTGGTTATATATCTCGCCGTTGTGGACGAGGGCCAGCTCATTGACGAAGGGCTGGGTAAAGCCCAGGGAGCCCGTCATGGCGAGCCTGCACTGTATGAGGCCTATCTTCCCGTCGGGTATTTCGGGAACCTTCGAGAAGTCGCTCGATTTCAGTACGCCCTCGTCCGTCCATACGCCGAAGCTGTCCTTTCCCCTGTGCTTTCCGGCGTTTATCATGACGATGAACCTGTCCCTGAGATTTGAACCGAGTCCACCCGCCACAAGGCACATGCTCTCCCACCGCTGGAAGTTGGTTGTCGTTAAGAAAAGACTTCCCGCTTTCGAGGTGGGATAGTGATAGGAAACGGCCGGAAATTCTGAACATCCGTCCAAATTTGTGCTGGATGGGTGAACTACGTCAGGTCCCCGCAGGTGCAGTAATGCTCATAGGCCAGAGTTTCGAGCTCATCGAAGCCTTCACCGGTCACCGCCGAGAGGTAGAGGACCCTCGTTGGTGGGGCGAGCTCCGGCAGGGATGAGCACATCCTGTACGCCAGGAGCCCCTGGGTGGACGGCTCGAGCTTCAGGCGGGAGGTGAGGTAATCGATGTCGTCGAGGAACCTCCGGTAGCGGTCCAGGTTCTCGACATTGTCGATCTTGCTGAGCGCTGGAACCGTGGTGGTGCCGATCCGGAGGTCTACCATCAGACTGAAGAAGCGCGCGAAGCAGAAATCCGCGGGCCTCTTCAGAATGTCGGGACTGAATAGGTAAACCGTTAGGGGGCTGGGCAGGCCCTCCATCAGTCTGACACCGAACTCATGGAAAAGAAAGGTCTCCATCTGCCCGGGGGTGTCAATGATAACGTAGTCCCTCTCCCCCGCGAGCTTTGTTATTCCGGAAACGTACGCATCCACCTTCTGGAGAAGCCTGTCGTAGCTCTCCACTATCGCGCCGTTGGGCCCGTAGCCTTCCTCCATTATTTCCCATGCGGTAGCGTCGTCCCTCACATCGATATCGGGGCGATAGGGGAGGTCTCCAACGCCGGTATCCAGGTTAACATAGCCCACAGAATAACCGTTCTCCTCAAGGTAACGTCCGAAGGCTCCGCTAAGTGTTGTTTTTCCGCTTCCGGCTGTGCCTATGAAAGTTAGAATCATCCCATCACCTTTGCCTTGAGGCCGGCTATCCTGGTTATCCTCTCCGCCAGCTCCATGAATGCCCGGGCACCTGCAGAGTTCGGCCTGTACTCAACAACGGGAACTCCCTCAAGCGTCGCCTCCCTTACAGGTGGGTCCTCCGGGATAACCGCCAGCAGGGGGATCTCCATGACCTCCTCCGCCACGTCGGGCGGGATGTCGTTATCGCTCCTGCCGTAGCGGTTGAGCACGAAGCCCAGAACAACGAGGCCGGCTTTTTTGAGAACCATCCCCACCTTCATCGTGTCAGTGATACAGGATATCTCCGGGTTCGTTACGAGAAGAACCTCCTCCCCGCTCATCATCGCGTTCATGGCGTCCATCTGGAGCCCCGCGGGGGAGTCGATTATCACGAAGTCAAAACTTGCTTTAAGGGGTTTTATGGTTTCGGGAAGCTTCCTCGGGTCCGCCCGGATGACGTGCTCCCAGTCTATGGAGGCGGGAATAACATGGACGTTCTCGTAGGTCGTGGCGTATATGGCGTTGTTTATATCCGTCCTGCCGGAGAGGACGTCATGGATGGTCGTGTAAGCGTCATCTATTCCCATAACCAGACTCAGGTTCGCCATGGTCAAATCCGCATCAACGGCGCAGACCTTGTATCCCATCTTGCCGAGGGCTATGGCGAGGTTCGCGGTCGTGGTGGTTTTTCCGGTGCCCCCCTTGCCGGAGGCTATCGAGATAAGCCTTCCCATCGTCCCACCCATTCTATTTTCGGCTAAACCTTTATGAACCTTTAGCCGCAGAGGGCGTTGAGAGAGAAAAAGGGGTGGGAGAGATGAAGGTATTCGTTGCAGATACGAGCGTTATCGTCGATGGCAGGCTCACGCAGTTCCTTTCGTCGCTTGGCGAGAAGGTCAAGGTCGTCATTCCCGAAGCCGTCGTCGCTGAGATAGAGCACCAGGCCAACGAGGGAAAGGCCATAGGCCACGTGGGTCTCGAG encodes the following:
- a CDS encoding L-threonylcarbamoyladenylate synthase translates to MTVVINMRDGVDERGIKIAARFILDGKLVAFPTETVYGLGADALNARAVRRIFEAKGRPADNPLIVHIADFSDLGRLARDVPREARLLAERFWPGPLTMVLPRDENVPDVTTGGLDTVAVRMPAHPIALALIRASTPVAAPSANISGKPSPTLAEHVIDDFYGRIECIIDGGETKIGVESTVIDLSSERPTLLRPGGLPLEEIEKVIGEVEIHPAVRGKLVDVARSPGMKYKHYSPNAQVIVVEGKRENVRRKIAELVHEYRADGLTVGVMATEEYDADEFFHLGSTEEEVARNLFRALRELDKRGVDVIIAEGIEERGLGFAVMNRLRKAAGYRIVWA
- the serS gene encoding serine--tRNA ligase, yielding MLDIKLIRENPDIVRGDLIKRGEIEKLKWIDEILELDARWRDNLKKINQLRKERNQLAVQIGKRKKAGEPIDDLLARSNEIVKQIEELEKEVEELRKRIDYYLWRLPNITHESVPVGKDDTENVPIRFWGKARVWEGFLESFKEQSLGKMDYEVLDWRPRLHVDMLELLRGADLERAAKVSGARFYYLMNELVILDLALLRFALDKLIEKGFVPVIPPYMVRRFVEEGVTSFGDFEDVIYKVEGEDLYLVPTAEHPLAGMHANEIIEGKDLPLLYAGVSPCFRKEAGTAGKDTKGIFRVHQFHKVEQFVYARPEESWEWHEKLIANAEEIFRELEIPYRVVNICTGDLGYVAAKKYDIEAWMAGQGKFREVVSASNCTEWQARRLNIRFRDKTHEKPKFVHTLNSTAIATSRAIVAILENFQTEEGVVKLPKALWKYTGFKEILPAHMKEKCCQD
- a CDS encoding ATP/GTP-binding protein — translated: MILTFIGTAGSGKTTLSGAFGRYLEENGYSVGYVNLDTGVGDLPYRPDIDVRDDATAWEIMEEGYGPNGAIVESYDRLLQKVDAYVSGITKLAGERDYVIIDTPGQMETFLFHEFGVRLMEGLPSPLTVYLFSPDILKRPADFCFARFFSLMVDLRIGTTTVPALSKIDNVENLDRYRRFLDDIDYLTSRLKLEPSTQGLLAYRMCSSLPELAPPTRVLYLSAVTGEGFDELETLAYEHYCTCGDLT
- the minD gene encoding cell division ATPase MinD translates to MGRLISIASGKGGTGKTTTTANLAIALGKMGYKVCAVDADLTMANLSLVMGIDDAYTTIHDVLSGRTDINNAIYATTYENVHVIPASIDWEHVIRADPRKLPETIKPLKASFDFVIIDSPAGLQMDAMNAMMSGEEVLLVTNPEISCITDTMKVGMVLKKAGLVVLGFVLNRYGRSDNDIPPDVAEEVMEIPLLAVIPEDPPVREATLEGVPVVEYRPNSAGARAFMELAERITRIAGLKAKVMG
- the asnB gene encoding asparagine synthase (glutamine-hydrolyzing), which produces MCLVAGGLGSNLRDRFIVMINAGKHRGKDSFGVWTDEGVLKSSDFSKVPEIPDGKIGLIQCRLAMTGSLGFTQPFVNELALVHNGEIYNHRELRAWLEGKGVSFETDVDSEVILRLIEFFLDRGLDAFGAVRKAMLMMEGDYAVAFSDGERIHLFRDPLGVRPLYLSPEGFFASEKKVLWAIGQEAIPVGPGELVTISRDGVEVRKALRLEELRRKPLDQEMAVKAIGRALTCSVRHRVGKKTGVLFSGGLDSSLVALIASEYSDVVLYTAGMEGSPDIEWARRAADKLGLELREYVFDLDDVREAVPRVAFAIEEPNPMNLAIGIPLYFATRLARDDGVKVLLSGQGADELFGGYAKYLERPKLMEEDLRGLGERNLARDDKIAMLNSVEGRFPFLSLSVVSAAINTPLDAKISEGVRKAVLRKAALELGLPEEIAMRGKKAAQYGSGSQKLLEKLAKSEGLGLREYAEKVFREIFKRE
- a CDS encoding glycosyltransferase family 4 protein, with product MRILMVGHYPPHSGGVANHLDSLVRELRKRHEVHVLTYGPVEPREFEREFVHQIKVPPIYGLRGTSFAFLGSRKIARLHRELGFDLIHAHFVGTTSFAGVLAKEKTDLPLVVTAHGSDLEHTAKLTLGRFYVKKTLAEADAVIAVSHWLARKALALGAGRVSVIPNGVRELEGAGKPGNGRRYITFIGALREYKSPETFIELARAFPEREFLVAGDGPLRRSLEASAPENVRFLGYRRDVGKILSESVLLVLPSRREGFGLVVIEANSLGVPAVGRRVSAVPELIRAGKNGLTFETFDELVEAVRILTAPKKNRKAGAVAKSVAALYSWEAVAAAVEGVYSSVVGQRF
- a CDS encoding nucleotidyltransferase domain-containing protein — its product is MPREKVVRVWDEREVVYPPKRWRYLREKREKALKIMERLSQFDPQLYGSVARGDVRRESDIDIFIPYRVPSYLIELALEGLVSRRKIVMATPWHLIKGVIEIDEETTVTFPLIDPTDRELEFYRWGGAVDLRGVKTNERVPGVNKKLILIVPTERGHIEREVVGRESEVARILSVSIDIVTERVHVLTRRDAIGRTGIYINEEVPDWMSFEEALKVIADRDPNVRRKVRERGGI